In Cyprinus carpio isolate SPL01 chromosome B7, ASM1834038v1, whole genome shotgun sequence, a genomic segment contains:
- the LOC109063447 gene encoding ADP-ribosylation factor-like protein 5B, whose product MGLIFAKLWSFFCNQEHKVIIVGLDNAGKTTILYQFLMNEVVHTSPTIGSNVEEIVVKKTHFLMWDIGGQESLRSSWNTYYSNTEFIILVVDSTDRERLAISKEELYKMLAHEDLRKAAVLIFANKQDMKGCMSAAEISKYLTLSSIKDHPWHIQSCCALTGEGLCQGLEWMTSRAGLR is encoded by the exons ATGGGTCTAATTTTCGCCAAACTATGGAGTTTCTTTTGTAATCAAG AACACAAAGTGATTATTGTGGGGCTGGACAATGCTGGGAAAACCACTATACTTTATCAGTT tttaatGAATGAGGTGGTGCACACGTCTCCTACAATTGGCAGCAATGTGGAGGAAATAGTGGTGAAGAAAACCCACTTTCTGATGTGGGATATTGGTGGTCAGGAGAGTCTCCGCTCCTCTTGGAACACATACTACTCCAACACTGAG TTCATCATACTGGTAGTGGACAGTACTGACAGAGAAAGACTAGCCATTTCTAAAGAAGAGCTCTACAAGATGCTAGCACACGAG GATCTGCGCAAAGCTGCAGTGTTGATCTTTGCAAACAAGCAGGACATGAAGGGTTGTATGTCTGCAGCAGAGATTTCCAAATACCTGACCCTCAGCTCCATCAAGGATCATCCCTGGCACATCCAGTCCTGCTGTGCGCTCACTGGAGAAGG
- the LOC109056290 gene encoding histamine H3 receptor-like, with amino-acid sequence MHNCFLTEESGGNTMQTSVLSATHSPGIPTAVSFMWKSGNPHSSNWTGLERENATSLGDVDAFENRRAQYGQFSPSASIFLTVLMTLLVFATVLGNALVILAFVVEKSLRTQGNFFFLNLAIADFLVGGFCIPVYIPYVLTGEWRLGRGLCKLWLVVDYMLCTASVFNIVLISFDRFQSVTKAVSYRCQKGITREAVLKMLCVWLAAFLLYGPAIISWEHIAGGSVVPDGECYAEFYFNWYFLMTASAVEFFTPFISVTYFNLSIYINIRNRCAVREEQPTYIRLRSFKMRPVGTGDVQRVFFVRPVEERGVDLSSRSRCCRLPSTAKVSAAEFGNGRQTKRRDSTIADLPPLQVGDRILTSSEAQFHYVDHPAGSHRHRPDMVASLASRFRLSRDKKVAKSLAVIVCVFGLCWAPYTLLMIIRAACHGQCVQHYLYEISFWLLWINSSINPILYPLCHSSFKRAFSKLLCPSKTKIQPQNMDQKY; translated from the exons ATGCATAATTGCTTCCTGACGGAGGAAAGCGGCGGCAACACCATGCAAACCTCTGTATTGTCCGCGACACACTCTCCCGGGATACCTACAGCTGTTTCGTTCATGTGGAAATCAGGAAATCCGCATTCGTCCAACTGGACTGGGCTGGAGAGAGAAAACGCGACGAGTCTCGGCGATGTGGACGCGTTTGAGAACCGGCGCGCGCAGTATGGCCAGTTTTCTCCATCAGCCTCAATATTCCTTACTGTGCTTATGACACTGCTGGTGTTCGCCACAGTCCTGGGGAACGCGCTTGTCATTTTAGCTTTTGTGGTTGAGAAAAGTTTACGCACACAAGgcaactttttctttttaaatttggcCATCGCGGACTTTCTTGTCG GCGGGTTTTGCATCCCCGTGTATATTCCCTATGTGCTGACGGGTGAGTGGAGACTGGGCAGAGGTCTGTGTAAACTGTGGCTGGTGGTGGATTATATGCTGTGCACAGCCTCGGTCTTCAACATCGTGCTCATCAGTTTCGACAGGTTTCAGTCCGTCACTAAAGCG GTGAGTTATCGTTGCCAGAAGGGCATCACCAGAGAGGCTGTTTTGAAGATGCTCTGCGTGTGGCTGGCAGCGTTCCTTCTTTATGGTCCAGCTATCATCAGCTGGGAACACATCGCAGGAGGAAGCGTAGTGCCAGATGGAGAGTGCTATGCCGAATTTTACTTCAACTGGTATTTTCTGATGACTGCCTCCGCTGTCGAGTTCTTCACACCTTTCATAAGCGTCACTTACTTCAACCTCAGCATTTACATCAACATCCGCAACAGATGTGCAGTGAGGGAAGAACAGCCCACTTATATTCGGCTTAGGAGCTTCAAGATGAGGCCGGTCGGAACCGGCGATGTACAGCGTGTGTTTTTTGTGAGGCCTGTCGAGGAAAGGGGGGTCGACTTGTCCTCAAGGTCACGGTGCTGCCGGTTACCTTCTACTGCAAAGGTGTCTGCTGCAGAGTTTGGTAACGGCAGACAGACTAAACGAAGAGACAGCACAATCGCAGACTTGCCTCCTCTGCAGGTCGGTGACCGGATCCTGACATCCAGTGAGGCACAGTTTCATTACGTGGATCATCCGGCTGGATCACACAGACACCGTCCTGATATGGTTGCTAGTCTGGCCAGCCGCTTTCGCCTGTCTAGAGATAAAAAGGTGGCAAAGTCTCTAGCTGTAATAGTTTGTGTTTTTGGACTCTGTTGGGCGCCCTACACGCTGCTGATGATCATTCGGGCAGCATGTCACGGTCAGTGCGTCCAGCACTACCTTTATGAGATCTCGTTCTGGCTGCTGTGGATAAACTCATCCATCAATCCAATCCTGTATCCTCTGTGCCACAGCAGCTTCAAAAGAGCCTTCAGCAAATTACTGTGTCCGAGCAAAACAAAAATTCAACCTCAGAATATGGACCAGAAGTATTAA